From one Alicyclobacillus acidocaldarius subsp. acidocaldarius Tc-4-1 genomic stretch:
- a CDS encoding sulfurtransferase TusA family protein, with the protein MSSTGQTQAYTVDKLIDCKGLSCPMPMVRTKKAIDEMEAGQVLEVLATDPGSVADIRSWATRTGHQYLGTVEKDGVFRHYIRKAAPDEAKPEKKYPHVASNEELAERVSKGDAVVIDVREPMEYAFGHIPGAVLIPLGTLEARIDELKAYEGKDIYVVCRTGNRSDMACQILADHGFTRVKNVVPGMSAWNGPVEQSEVEE; encoded by the coding sequence ATGAGTTCTACAGGGCAGACGCAGGCGTACACCGTCGACAAGCTGATTGACTGCAAAGGGCTTTCGTGCCCCATGCCGATGGTCCGCACCAAGAAGGCCATTGACGAGATGGAGGCCGGTCAGGTGCTTGAGGTGCTGGCGACCGATCCCGGCTCCGTCGCGGACATCCGCAGCTGGGCGACGCGCACGGGCCATCAGTACCTTGGCACGGTGGAGAAGGATGGCGTGTTTCGCCACTACATCCGCAAGGCCGCGCCGGACGAGGCGAAGCCCGAGAAGAAGTACCCACACGTGGCGTCGAATGAGGAGCTCGCGGAGCGCGTGTCGAAGGGCGACGCGGTCGTGATTGACGTGCGCGAGCCGATGGAGTACGCCTTTGGCCACATCCCGGGGGCTGTGCTGATTCCGCTCGGAACGCTCGAAGCCCGCATCGACGAACTGAAGGCGTACGAGGGCAAGGACATCTACGTGGTATGCCGCACCGGCAATCGCAGCGACATGGCCTGCCAGATTCTCGCCGATCACGGCTTCACGCGCGTGAAAAACGTCGTGCCTGGCATGTCGGCGTGGAACGGGCCTGTGGAGCAGTCGGAGGTGGAGGAATGA
- a CDS encoding DsrE/DsrF/DrsH-like family protein — translation MSKKVAIIASNGGLETAYKVLNIAMAGVATDAEVAIFFTFEGLNIIHKNSAQLLKFKPENEPFAENFKKHNVPSIQEMLQMAKESGVRLIACQMTVDVMGLKPEDFIDGVEFAGAVNFLDFAYDADVTVTF, via the coding sequence ATGTCGAAGAAAGTCGCCATCATCGCATCGAACGGCGGCCTCGAAACGGCCTACAAAGTGCTGAACATCGCCATGGCGGGTGTCGCCACGGACGCCGAGGTTGCCATCTTCTTCACCTTCGAAGGTCTGAACATCATCCACAAAAATTCAGCGCAACTGCTGAAATTTAAGCCGGAAAACGAGCCGTTTGCAGAGAACTTCAAGAAGCACAACGTGCCATCCATCCAGGAGATGCTTCAGATGGCCAAGGAGAGCGGCGTCCGGCTCATCGCCTGCCAAATGACCGTCGACGTGATGGGCCTCAAGCCCGAGGATTTCATCGACGGCGTCGAGTTCGCGGGGGCCGTCAACTTCCTCGACTTCGCGTACGACGCGGACGTCACCGTGACCTTCTGA
- a CDS encoding MBL fold metallo-hydrolase, with amino-acid sequence MMELTLTAWTPAEVYHRILRREPFFLLDVRNEDAFADWRIEGDGIEAMNVPYFDLLDGVDALLPKLPRDKDILVVCAKEGSSKFVAEELVKAGLQRVAYLQGGMRAWSEYLHPVKVGDVAGGALYQFLRVGKGCLSYAVVSNGEMAVVDPARFVDVYLQFAKEQGAKLVAVIDTHLHADHISGGRALAEAASAAYYLPPGDASEVTYAYHPLNDGDEIRIGDSRIAIRALHSPGHTPGSTSLVVDGQYLLSGDILFVGSIGRPDLAGRAKEFAPDLRRTLYETYRQLPGHLVVLPAHYAWASEVNEQGCVCATLSELYEKNPGLQIQDEGEFFTTVTENLPPQPNAYQQIRMANMGKLTPNPDEASEMEIGPNRCAVHG; translated from the coding sequence ATGATGGAACTGACGTTGACGGCTTGGACACCGGCAGAAGTGTATCATCGCATCCTTCGCCGCGAGCCGTTCTTCCTCCTCGACGTGCGCAACGAGGACGCATTCGCGGACTGGCGCATCGAGGGGGACGGGATCGAGGCGATGAACGTGCCGTATTTCGATCTGCTAGATGGTGTCGATGCGCTGTTGCCAAAACTTCCGCGAGACAAGGACATCCTCGTGGTGTGCGCAAAAGAGGGGTCGTCCAAGTTTGTCGCGGAGGAGCTCGTGAAGGCGGGGCTTCAGCGCGTCGCCTATCTGCAGGGCGGCATGCGGGCCTGGAGCGAGTACCTGCACCCGGTGAAGGTGGGGGACGTGGCTGGAGGCGCGCTGTATCAGTTCCTGCGCGTCGGCAAGGGGTGTCTGTCGTACGCCGTCGTCTCAAACGGCGAGATGGCCGTGGTCGATCCAGCGCGGTTCGTCGACGTATACCTGCAGTTTGCGAAGGAGCAGGGTGCGAAGCTTGTCGCCGTGATCGACACGCATTTGCACGCGGATCACATCTCGGGCGGGCGCGCGCTGGCGGAGGCAGCTTCGGCCGCGTACTATCTGCCGCCGGGCGATGCCAGCGAGGTGACGTACGCGTACCATCCGCTGAACGACGGCGATGAAATCCGCATTGGCGACAGCCGCATTGCCATCCGGGCGCTTCACTCTCCGGGTCACACGCCGGGCAGCACGTCGCTCGTGGTGGATGGCCAGTACCTGCTCTCCGGAGACATTCTGTTTGTGGGCTCCATTGGCCGCCCGGATCTCGCGGGGCGCGCAAAGGAGTTCGCGCCGGATCTGCGGCGGACGCTGTACGAGACGTATCGCCAGCTTCCCGGCCATCTCGTGGTGCTTCCGGCGCACTACGCGTGGGCGTCCGAGGTGAACGAGCAAGGCTGCGTGTGCGCCACGTTGTCGGAGCTCTACGAGAAGAACCCGGGGCTTCAGATTCAGGACGAGGGCGAATTCTTCACGACGGTGACGGAGAACCTGCCGCCGCAGCCGAATGCGTATCAGCAGATCCGGATGGCGAACATGGGCAAGCTGACGCCGAACCCGGACGAGGCGAGCGAGATGGAGATTGGCCCGAACCGCTGCGCGGTGCACGGCTGA
- a CDS encoding sulfite exporter TauE/SafE family protein → MVALSGLQIVLAIACGGIVGFTLGLIGGGGSILAVPLLLYVVGIHNAHIVIGTTALAVAVNAWINLIPHWRHGHVRWKPAIFFAIPGAIGAVVGSIFGKMLDGKALLFLFALLILAIAIRTLIQARRGNGKTAAADPTGRFRWGRVLATGGGTGLLSGFFGIGGGFLIVPGLMFATGMEMIDAIGSSLVSVGLFGVTTAVSYAVSGLVAWNVFLLYVLGGIAGGFFGTLVSSKLGNRKSLLQTIFGSILVLVALYMLYDNISILIH, encoded by the coding sequence ATGGTCGCGCTGAGTGGCTTACAAATTGTGCTTGCCATCGCATGTGGCGGGATCGTCGGGTTCACGCTGGGCCTCATCGGCGGCGGCGGTTCCATTCTCGCAGTGCCTTTACTCCTGTATGTGGTGGGGATACACAACGCCCACATCGTCATCGGGACGACCGCGCTCGCGGTGGCAGTGAACGCGTGGATCAACCTGATCCCGCACTGGCGGCACGGCCACGTGCGATGGAAGCCCGCGATTTTCTTTGCCATCCCAGGCGCCATCGGGGCGGTCGTGGGCTCCATCTTCGGCAAGATGCTCGACGGGAAGGCACTTCTGTTCTTGTTCGCCCTTCTCATCCTCGCCATCGCGATTCGCACGCTGATTCAGGCACGGCGCGGAAACGGGAAGACTGCGGCCGCGGATCCGACCGGACGGTTCCGATGGGGGCGGGTGCTCGCCACGGGCGGCGGTACAGGACTGTTGTCCGGGTTCTTTGGCATCGGTGGCGGATTTTTGATTGTCCCAGGACTCATGTTTGCCACGGGGATGGAGATGATCGACGCCATCGGGAGTTCGCTCGTGTCGGTGGGGCTCTTCGGCGTCACCACGGCCGTGTCGTACGCGGTCTCGGGACTGGTGGCGTGGAACGTGTTTCTGCTGTACGTGCTCGGCGGGATCGCCGGAGGGTTTTTCGGTACGCTCGTCTCGTCGAAATTGGGCAACCGAAAGTCGCTGCTTCAGACCATCTTCGGCTCGATCCTCGTGCTTGTTGCACTTTACATGTTGTACGATAACATCAGTATCTTGATCCACTGA
- a CDS encoding RNA polymerase sigma factor — protein sequence MEQADLELIRRARHGDPQAIETLVRNYQSFVYRTAYGILQNAADAEDATQEAFIRAFRSLGRLREDRTFPTWLARIAVRISLDMVQAKARRAQDPTEEIHGSVAGGEDAASLRIDLERALAKLSPEHRTVIVLRAVHGLEYDEIAQVLDIPIGTVRSRLHHARMQLRTYLSGERGDS from the coding sequence TTGGAACAAGCGGACCTCGAACTGATACGCCGAGCGCGGCACGGCGATCCGCAGGCGATTGAAACCCTTGTGCGCAATTATCAGTCCTTTGTATATCGAACCGCCTATGGCATCCTGCAGAACGCCGCGGACGCCGAAGATGCGACGCAGGAAGCGTTCATCCGCGCGTTTCGCTCGCTCGGACGGCTTCGCGAGGACCGCACGTTTCCGACGTGGCTCGCGCGCATCGCGGTCCGCATCTCGCTCGACATGGTGCAGGCCAAGGCGCGCCGCGCGCAGGATCCCACCGAGGAGATTCACGGTTCCGTCGCCGGAGGTGAGGACGCCGCTTCGCTCCGGATTGACCTGGAACGCGCGTTGGCCAAGCTCAGTCCCGAGCACCGGACAGTGATTGTCCTGCGGGCGGTGCACGGCCTTGAGTACGACGAGATTGCCCAGGTGCTTGACATTCCCATTGGCACCGTGCGATCCCGCCTGCATCACGCGCGCATGCAACTGCGCACATACCTGAGCGGCGAGAGGGGTGATAGCTGA
- a CDS encoding sulfite exporter TauE/SafE family protein, producing the protein MNWEMFATLLAIGFAGSVLAGMVGVGGAIVKYPLLLYLPPLLGVGIFSAHQVAGISSVQVMCASLAAVWAYRKSGYLHRRLIGDMGLAMLAGSFVGAYMAHFYPESVVNLIYALLATAATLIMLRPSGSDELRGDVDEVDYPRPLAVGLGALVGLFSGVVGSAGAFLLMPILLGVLRIPTRVAIASSIAITFVASLGGFVGKWAAHEVMWGPALVLAWASAVGAPLGAKLGKRMDARWLRWLLAALIAATCVRIWWTVLAE; encoded by the coding sequence GTGAATTGGGAGATGTTCGCCACGCTTCTCGCGATTGGATTCGCAGGCTCGGTATTGGCCGGGATGGTAGGCGTCGGAGGCGCCATCGTCAAGTATCCACTGCTTTTGTATCTGCCCCCACTGCTCGGCGTGGGCATATTCAGCGCGCATCAGGTAGCCGGTATAAGCTCGGTCCAGGTGATGTGCGCATCGCTCGCCGCCGTTTGGGCGTACCGGAAGTCGGGCTATCTGCACCGCCGCCTGATTGGAGACATGGGACTCGCCATGTTGGCTGGAAGTTTCGTGGGAGCTTACATGGCGCACTTTTATCCGGAGAGCGTCGTAAATCTTATCTATGCCCTGCTCGCGACCGCAGCAACGCTCATCATGCTGCGCCCGTCCGGCTCCGACGAACTGCGCGGCGACGTGGACGAGGTCGACTATCCGCGCCCACTCGCGGTAGGGCTCGGCGCATTGGTAGGCCTGTTTTCTGGCGTGGTGGGCTCCGCAGGCGCCTTTCTTCTGATGCCCATTCTGCTTGGCGTCCTGCGGATCCCGACGCGCGTGGCCATTGCGTCGTCCATCGCCATCACGTTTGTCGCTTCGCTCGGCGGTTTTGTGGGCAAGTGGGCTGCACACGAGGTGATGTGGGGGCCGGCGCTCGTTTTGGCTTGGGCGAGTGCCGTCGGGGCGCCGCTCGGGGCAAAGTTGGGCAAGCGCATGGACGCGCGCTGGTTGCGCTGGCTGCTTGCAGCGCTCATCGCCGCGACGTGTGTGCGGATCTGGTGGACCGTGTTGGCCGAATGA
- the csb2 gene encoding type I-G CRISPR-associated protein Csb2: MRESCREGSGTVIGIAFRFAAGAHSVPLEKPMESEIEWPPSPWRILRALVATATRMRLHLTGFRGSLHALVEALSLEPPVYTLPLGVELSHPDPAGRALCAILRVPRPSALCVFWPHLSLQSDELEILEKILDELPAAWSAADWLHCHVLHKVPDRVDARPASFAESGEPQAERRVRVQWLCPLPSHTWVSAPASSAGRRPAHLLDALTQGDGVVPSPAARPVTYVLEGLAGRGARRARRSYRLLANRAEVNAARYAIADAARPRVTDALDISEVFHQSILSRYDDRDEPAPLIITGHEPNEPGAVSRRGHQHVFVLPEDLDHDGLLDHVLIYAQEPFPEGVIAALERIRTLVTPDWWPGPKRRWRVWLEDLWRVPRVGERATPVLEDGLVGPARIFVSVTPYLHPWHAKHGGAKFGPVEQIRKELKLRGLPEPVAITPRAAAHIAGQSVPAHKFRRLRYGKRQNIPGRWGSFWRLEFAEPVYGPIALGANCHFGMGLFAADADEANGACSPTEDAEMT, encoded by the coding sequence ATGCGCGAATCATGCAGAGAGGGAAGTGGCACCGTGATCGGCATCGCGTTCCGTTTCGCCGCAGGCGCGCACTCCGTGCCTCTCGAGAAGCCCATGGAATCGGAAATCGAATGGCCTCCTTCACCGTGGCGGATTTTGCGGGCGCTTGTCGCGACCGCCACCCGCATGCGGCTCCACTTGACAGGCTTTCGTGGATCGCTTCATGCGCTCGTGGAAGCGCTATCGCTGGAGCCGCCGGTCTACACGCTTCCGCTGGGCGTCGAGCTCTCGCATCCGGATCCGGCAGGGCGCGCTCTTTGCGCCATCCTACGTGTTCCTCGCCCGTCAGCACTCTGCGTATTTTGGCCTCATCTATCACTTCAGTCGGACGAATTAGAGATCTTGGAAAAAATCTTGGATGAGCTTCCGGCTGCATGGTCTGCGGCGGACTGGCTCCATTGCCACGTGTTGCACAAGGTGCCGGATCGAGTGGATGCGCGCCCAGCCTCTTTCGCCGAATCCGGTGAGCCGCAGGCTGAGCGCCGAGTTCGCGTGCAGTGGCTATGTCCGCTGCCTTCGCACACGTGGGTGAGCGCTCCGGCATCATCCGCCGGTCGAAGACCTGCCCACCTGTTGGATGCCCTCACACAAGGCGATGGCGTCGTTCCTTCGCCCGCGGCGCGTCCAGTGACCTATGTCCTGGAGGGACTTGCGGGGCGCGGTGCGAGAAGGGCAAGGCGTTCGTATCGTCTGTTGGCGAATCGAGCAGAGGTGAATGCCGCCCGATATGCCATCGCTGATGCGGCCCGTCCTCGGGTCACCGATGCGTTGGACATCTCGGAGGTCTTTCATCAGTCCATCCTGAGCCGTTACGACGATCGCGACGAGCCGGCCCCGCTCATCATCACGGGGCACGAGCCGAATGAGCCGGGGGCCGTCAGCCGGCGAGGCCATCAGCACGTGTTTGTGCTGCCCGAGGATCTCGATCACGACGGCCTCTTGGATCACGTGCTCATCTACGCGCAGGAGCCGTTTCCCGAAGGCGTCATTGCGGCGCTAGAGCGCATCCGAACGCTCGTGACGCCGGACTGGTGGCCGGGCCCGAAGCGCAGGTGGCGCGTTTGGCTCGAAGATCTGTGGCGCGTCCCGAGGGTGGGAGAGAGGGCCACGCCTGTGCTCGAGGATGGCCTGGTGGGGCCTGCGCGCATCTTTGTTTCCGTCACGCCGTATCTTCACCCGTGGCATGCAAAGCACGGCGGGGCCAAATTCGGGCCCGTCGAGCAGATTCGCAAGGAACTAAAGCTTCGGGGCCTGCCGGAACCCGTGGCCATCACGCCTCGTGCGGCGGCCCATATCGCGGGACAATCGGTGCCCGCGCACAAATTCCGTCGGCTGCGCTACGGGAAGCGGCAGAACATCCCCGGACGGTGGGGCTCGTTCTGGCGCCTGGAGTTTGCGGAACCTGTGTATGGCCCTATCGCGCTCGGCGCGAACTGCCACTTCGGAATGGGACTGTTCGCGGCCGATGCGGACGAGGCAAACGGCGCTTGCAGTCCGACCGAGGACGCGGAGATGACCTAA
- a CDS encoding anti-sigma factor family protein, producing the protein MQSCEFVEPMLSAYLDGKLAKDDKARVEAHLAACARCRGLVHAMRDDERALVLWARTLTAPVDMPMRVLNALGLSRQEVQSRRLAYVYFASLALGVAFVLAAVNLPAASAAAILFHFALAMVRALFALPWSVHAEWLVVLGALSLIILVLSLTCLRRALHWTRSEVVWR; encoded by the coding sequence ATGCAATCGTGTGAGTTCGTGGAGCCCATGTTGTCCGCGTACCTGGACGGCAAGCTCGCGAAGGACGACAAGGCCCGCGTCGAGGCACATCTCGCGGCATGCGCGCGCTGCCGAGGGCTTGTCCACGCCATGCGGGACGATGAACGCGCGTTGGTGTTGTGGGCGCGAACGCTCACGGCGCCGGTTGACATGCCCATGCGCGTCCTGAACGCCCTTGGACTGTCGCGCCAAGAGGTGCAGTCGCGCCGACTCGCCTACGTGTACTTCGCGAGCTTGGCGTTGGGGGTGGCGTTCGTCCTCGCCGCTGTCAATCTGCCCGCCGCATCTGCCGCGGCGATTCTGTTTCATTTTGCCCTGGCCATGGTTCGCGCGCTGTTTGCGCTGCCCTGGTCCGTGCACGCGGAGTGGCTCGTAGTGCTGGGCGCCCTGAGCCTCATCATCCTCGTGCTATCGCTCACCTGTCTGCGGCGGGCGCTCCATTGGACGAGAAGCGAGGTCGTCTGGCGATGA
- a CDS encoding metal-sensitive transcriptional regulator → MEYNDQMKNRLKRIEGQVRGVIGMMEQGKSCKEVVNQLTAIRTAVDRVIMYVVGENMEQCIREELAGKGSAEHVIQEAIELLMKSR, encoded by the coding sequence ATGGAATACAACGATCAGATGAAAAACCGCCTGAAGCGCATCGAAGGCCAGGTGCGCGGCGTCATTGGCATGATGGAACAGGGCAAGAGCTGCAAAGAGGTCGTGAACCAGCTCACGGCCATCCGCACGGCGGTCGATCGCGTCATCATGTATGTCGTCGGCGAGAACATGGAGCAGTGCATCCGCGAAGAGCTGGCCGGCAAGGGTTCTGCGGAGCACGTCATCCAGGAGGCCATCGAGCTGCTCATGAAGAGCCGCTGA
- a CDS encoding undecaprenyl-diphosphatase, with amino-acid sequence MERSDRVIHAALLNPFDVHLYHLINGLAGKNKLLDDVMIFFAKDALELYAALFIAYWFALPKDDLQSRNQLAVAGFSGVLALVLNVVISHFVWFRPRPFVVFPKGTYTELIPHPADASFPSDHSAGSWGFAGGSWGRTPRWIWLPFTVIAVLVMIARVFVGVHYPTDVIGGMVVGLLASAVVRQLASRIMPLTRLVARPFGYGRTTEEAQRAGHTSRS; translated from the coding sequence ATGGAAAGGAGTGATCGCGTGATTCACGCGGCGCTGTTAAACCCGTTCGACGTGCACCTGTACCACCTCATCAACGGCCTGGCGGGAAAGAACAAGCTACTGGACGACGTCATGATCTTCTTCGCGAAGGACGCGCTCGAGCTGTATGCGGCGCTGTTCATCGCCTATTGGTTTGCTCTGCCCAAGGACGATCTCCAAAGCCGCAACCAACTCGCCGTCGCAGGTTTCTCTGGCGTGCTCGCCCTTGTGTTGAACGTCGTCATCTCGCACTTTGTCTGGTTTCGGCCGCGCCCGTTCGTGGTGTTTCCGAAGGGCACGTACACTGAGCTCATCCCGCATCCCGCGGATGCCTCGTTTCCGAGCGATCACAGCGCCGGATCGTGGGGGTTTGCCGGAGGCTCGTGGGGGCGCACGCCGAGGTGGATTTGGCTACCCTTCACGGTCATCGCGGTGCTCGTGATGATCGCGCGGGTGTTCGTGGGCGTGCACTATCCGACCGACGTGATCGGCGGAATGGTCGTGGGCCTTTTGGCGAGCGCGGTGGTGCGCCAGCTCGCATCGCGCATCATGCCCCTGACGCGGCTCGTGGCAAGGCCCTTCGGCTACGGAAGGACCACGGAAGAAGCACAGCGCGCCGGACACACCTCGCGCAGTTGA
- the csb2 gene encoding type I-G CRISPR-associated protein Csb2 yields the protein MVGIEFRFVAGKFHATPWGRHVNEADVEWPPSPWRILRALIGVYYRYSASARYGEAALRQLVEALASEKPMYSLPDAVHTHTKHYMPVAGGRTTLVHDAFLRVEPDAPLGVYWPKVELAEEADALLRHLAPIIPYLGRAESWVEASVAERLPDAFDAVPVEADEAEQMLERAEGELVDLLAPVAPSDWPRLRARWAVGSRKSSLAAAETLFEALLLGTDVLEAERLNLPLGAEHVTYVRRKLDLRHPAPSPRISALRPASNVARFRLVSPVPTRIIHALDVGEAMHAALVGIAAKRGDVPPSLTGKDPENPKEPLREGHRHVFILPTDEDLDGYLDHVLVYQGDPFSDGLVDVLESLRYLYTPDWWPGRPRRWQLYLEGLWRTPPYAERPAEGRSLDVPDGYLRPSRVFTSVTPYLHPWHWKKRGAKFGPADQIREELRRRGLPEPVSVEELGHIRLGGLSYDARKFRKLRYGARQEIPARKGGLWRIEFADPVFGPIALGVNCHFGMGLFYAGEVAHMPLQTVLER from the coding sequence GTGGTTGGAATCGAGTTTCGCTTTGTCGCGGGAAAGTTCCACGCGACGCCATGGGGGCGGCACGTCAACGAGGCGGACGTCGAGTGGCCGCCCTCGCCGTGGCGCATCCTCCGGGCGCTCATCGGGGTGTACTACCGATACAGCGCGTCGGCGCGCTACGGCGAGGCCGCCCTCAGGCAGCTCGTGGAGGCGCTCGCTTCGGAGAAGCCGATGTACTCGCTGCCGGACGCGGTCCACACGCATACCAAGCACTACATGCCCGTCGCGGGAGGCAGGACGACGCTCGTCCACGACGCCTTCCTCCGCGTCGAGCCGGACGCGCCGCTCGGCGTGTACTGGCCGAAGGTTGAGCTCGCGGAGGAGGCCGACGCGCTCCTCCGCCACCTCGCGCCGATCATCCCGTACCTCGGGCGAGCGGAGAGCTGGGTGGAGGCGTCCGTGGCCGAGCGGTTGCCGGATGCGTTCGACGCGGTTCCTGTCGAGGCGGATGAGGCCGAGCAGATGCTCGAGCGCGCAGAGGGCGAGCTGGTGGATCTCCTGGCCCCCGTGGCGCCGAGCGATTGGCCGCGGCTTCGGGCAAGGTGGGCGGTGGGATCGCGCAAGTCGAGCCTCGCGGCCGCCGAGACGCTCTTCGAGGCGCTGCTCCTCGGCACCGACGTGCTCGAGGCGGAACGGCTCAATCTGCCGCTCGGCGCTGAACACGTCACGTACGTGCGCCGGAAGCTCGATCTGAGGCATCCGGCTCCGTCGCCCCGGATCTCGGCGCTCAGACCGGCCTCCAACGTGGCGCGATTCCGGCTGGTGAGCCCGGTGCCGACCCGCATCATTCACGCCCTCGACGTCGGCGAGGCGATGCACGCGGCGCTCGTCGGGATTGCCGCTAAGCGCGGCGATGTGCCGCCGTCCCTCACCGGAAAGGATCCGGAAAACCCGAAGGAGCCGCTGCGGGAAGGCCACCGTCACGTGTTCATCCTGCCCACCGACGAGGACCTCGACGGCTATCTCGATCACGTCCTCGTCTATCAGGGCGATCCGTTCTCGGACGGGCTGGTGGACGTGCTGGAAAGCCTGCGCTACTTGTACACTCCCGACTGGTGGCCGGGTCGGCCGCGCCGCTGGCAGCTGTACCTCGAGGGCTTGTGGCGCACGCCGCCGTACGCGGAGCGCCCGGCGGAGGGCCGGAGCCTGGACGTTCCGGACGGCTACCTCCGCCCTTCGCGGGTGTTCACCTCAGTTACGCCGTACCTGCACCCGTGGCACTGGAAGAAGCGCGGCGCAAAGTTTGGACCGGCGGATCAGATCCGAGAGGAGCTGCGGCGCCGCGGGCTGCCGGAGCCTGTGTCCGTCGAGGAGCTTGGCCACATCCGGCTCGGCGGCCTATCGTACGACGCCCGCAAGTTCCGCAAACTGCGCTACGGCGCGCGCCAGGAGATTCCTGCGCGAAAGGGCGGGCTCTGGCGGATTGAGTTTGCGGATCCCGTCTTCGGTCCGATCGCGCTCGGCGTCAACTGTCACTTCGGCATGGGGCTGTTCTACGCGGGAGAAGTGGCGCACATGCCGCTTCAAACCGTCCTCGAGAGGTGA
- a CDS encoding rhodanese-like domain-containing protein gives MSQVRGILAQDLEERLKRGEKLQIIDVREPAEVASGMIPGAKNIPLSQLQERFREIDPHRETVMVCRSGARSERACQFLMAQGYSNLWNLMGGMLGWRGPVE, from the coding sequence ATGAGTCAAGTGCGCGGAATCCTTGCTCAGGATCTGGAGGAGCGATTGAAGCGCGGGGAAAAGTTACAGATTATTGACGTCCGCGAACCCGCAGAAGTGGCTTCGGGGATGATTCCTGGCGCGAAGAATATTCCGCTCAGCCAGTTGCAGGAGCGGTTTCGGGAGATTGATCCGCACCGTGAGACTGTCATGGTTTGCCGGAGTGGGGCGCGCAGCGAGCGCGCATGCCAGTTTTTGATGGCTCAGGGATATTCGAATCTGTGGAACCTGATGGGCGGCATGCTCGGCTGGCGCGGGCCGGTTGAGTGA
- a CDS encoding acyl-CoA thioesterase: protein MTHPFDQATALSYDGQRFHGEVRGEYYNMVGPFGGVTAATMLKAAMSHPERLGHPLALTVNFAAPAKVAPFVIEAVPVRTNRSTQHFTLTITQDGEVVTSATAVFGIRRESFFHTEAVMPDVPPPGDVPRFVAPAPLPWMQWYHVRLIRGSAFDDVRDATTYQWMRDDPPRSLDHAALAALCDTFVPRVYVKLKRPVPIGTVTFTVYFLADPETIFRQGTNELLGVARATGFSHGYFDQIGEVWSQDGDLLATTTQLVYMKAPVSGSS from the coding sequence GTGACACATCCATTCGACCAAGCCACCGCGCTTTCCTATGACGGCCAGCGGTTTCACGGAGAAGTCAGAGGCGAGTATTACAACATGGTGGGGCCGTTCGGCGGCGTCACCGCGGCCACCATGCTCAAAGCCGCCATGTCCCATCCCGAGCGCCTCGGGCATCCGCTCGCATTGACCGTGAACTTTGCTGCGCCCGCCAAGGTGGCTCCGTTTGTCATCGAAGCGGTGCCGGTCCGCACGAACCGGTCAACGCAGCACTTCACGCTGACCATTACCCAGGATGGCGAAGTGGTCACAAGCGCCACGGCCGTGTTCGGCATTCGACGCGAATCCTTCTTCCATACCGAAGCCGTCATGCCCGATGTGCCCCCGCCTGGCGACGTGCCGAGATTCGTCGCGCCCGCGCCACTCCCGTGGATGCAATGGTACCACGTTCGCCTCATCCGAGGCTCGGCGTTCGACGACGTTCGGGACGCCACCACCTACCAGTGGATGCGCGACGACCCACCTCGCTCGCTCGATCACGCCGCGCTGGCCGCGCTCTGCGACACCTTTGTGCCGCGTGTCTACGTGAAGCTGAAGCGGCCTGTCCCCATCGGCACCGTGACGTTCACCGTGTACTTTCTCGCCGATCCGGAGACCATCTTCCGCCAAGGCACCAACGAGCTGCTCGGCGTCGCTCGCGCCACCGGCTTTTCGCACGGCTACTTCGACCAAATCGGCGAAGTGTGGTCACAAGATGGCGATCTCCTGGCGACGACCACGCAGCTCGTGTACATGAAGGCCCCCGTCAGCGGCTCTTCATGA